In Epinephelus fuscoguttatus linkage group LG15, E.fuscoguttatus.final_Chr_v1, a genomic segment contains:
- the LOC125902359 gene encoding aquaporin FA-CHIP-like: protein MREFKSKDFWRAVLAELVGMTLFIFLSLSAAIGNTNNTHPDQEVKVSLTFGLAIATLAQSLGHISGAHLNPAVTLGMLASCQISVFKAIMYIVAQMLGSALASGIVYGTRPGTTAALGLNSLSGVTPSQGVGIELLATFQLVLCVIAVTDKRRRDVTGSAPLAIGLSVCLGHLAAISYTGCGINPARSFGPALILNDFTNHWVYWVGPMCGGVAAALIYDFLLSPKFDDFPERMKVLVSGPVGDYEVNGGNDTTTVEMTSK from the exons ATGAGAGAGTTCAAGAGCAAGGATTTCTGGAGGGCTGTTCTGGCCGAGCTGGTTGGCATGACCCTTTTCATTTTCCTCAGCCTCTCCGCAGCTATTGGGAACACAAACAACACCCATCCAGACCAGGAGGTGAAGGTATCGCTGACCTTTGGACTGGCCATCGCCACGCTGGCCCAGAGTTTAGGCCACATCAGTGGAGCCCACCTGAATCCTGCGGTCACCCTTGGGATGCTTGCCAGTTGCCAGATCAGCGTGTTCAAGGCGATCATGTACATTGTGGCACAGATGCTGGGTTCAGCCCTGGCCAGTGGCATTGTGTATGGAACACGTCCAGGTACCACTGCTGCACTGGGCCTCAACTCT CTCAGCGGTGTCACTCCCAGCCAAGGGGTGGGCATAGAGCTCTTGGCAACCTTCCAGCTGGTgctgtgtgtcattgcagtCACTGATAAAAGGCGGCGTGATGTCACCGGTTCAGCACCCCTGGCCATTGGCCTCTCAGTCTGCCTGGGACACTTGGCAGCT ATCAGCTACACAGGCTGCGGCATCAACCCCGCTCGCTCCTTTGGTCCAGCTTTGATCCTGAACGACTTCACGAATCACTGG GTGTACTGGGTGGGGCCGATGTGCGGTGGTGTAGCAGCAGCCCTCATATACGATTTCCTGCTCTCTCCCAAATTTGATGACTTCCCCGAGCGCATGAAGGTTCTGGTCAGCGGCCCAGTGGGTGACTACGAAGTTAACGGAGGCAACGACACTACGACTGTGGAGATGACGTCAAAATAG